The segment CTGCGTCCCGAAGGGCAGCTCCTCGAGCTCCAGCAGCAACTCGAGCGGCAGATGCGGCGAGCGGCTCAGCCGCAGGCGGCGCTCCACCGGGTCCGCCAGCGCCAGCAAGCAGCGCGAGCCCGATGCCTGGCGCTCGACCATGCTGGCCAGCGCGTCGAGGGCGAAATCGAGGCTGGCGCCATTGAGCATGGCCTCCATCAAACGCACCATATCCCCCATCGCTTCAGCACTGGCTTCTTCATACCAATCCTCATGCGCACCGTAACTCATCGCGGCCTCCAGAAAACAGCAAATTCACGGCTTGTCAGCCCATTCTTGAAAGATAGCAAACACCGCGCGCTTCGCTGCCAGACTCGCGCACGATAGAAAAAATATGCCAATGCGTTTACACGGCGGCGAATGGAAAGGTATAGTTGGCCCAAATATTTGGAGCTTTTGCTCGACGCCACGGCCGACCAACAGGCTGCGCGATCGGCTACAGCGAGTTATAGAGGATAATTCATGAAACGAGCACTTCTGGGCCACGCCCAGCAGGCGGGTTTGGCTGCGCTCACGGCGGGCCTGGTGGCAAGTTGCGGTGGCGGCAGCGGCGGCGGTGGCAGCAACAGCACGGGGCCGAAGATTCCGGACGTGGTCATCGGCGTGGTTTCCGACGGCACCGTCATGCCGGGCGCGTCGATTGCGCTGAAGGATGCCTACGGCACCGAAGCCACGGTTACCGCCAATGTGCTCGGGCAGTTCCGCTTTCCGACCACCGGCCTGATGTACCCGATCATGCTGCAGGCAACTGGCCGCAACGGCCTCTTGTACACGCTGGTCTACGCCGAGGAGGAAAGGGCCAACCTGAACGAGGCGACGACGGTGATCACCGAGGCGGCCGCCAACGTCAACAACACCGATGCGCTCAAGAGCCTCTACAACGACCACGGCTTCGACCAGATCCGGCGCGACCAGTTGCAGAAGGCCGAGAACCTGTACCTGCAGACCCTACACAACGAGATTGCGCTGTCGGCCAGCGTGGTTGACCTGTCGCCGCGCATCAAGGACTTCTCACCCGGCACGACCGACGTGGACGGCGACGCCTACGGCCAGCTGATCAGCTTCGCCAATGTCGAGATCAACCCGCAGGATGGCCGCATCCAGGTGCTCAACCGCCTGCCCGAAGGCGTTGGCCTGATCAACAAGACCGTCGTCGATGGTGTCAGCGATGACCTGCTCAGCGGCGGCCTCAACATCACCGGCCCGGACAACCAGACCACGCCGGCTACCGACTCGCTCAGCCGCAGCCTGCGCCGCAAGGCGCTGTACAGCAACTACCGCTCACAGGTAGACGTCGCCAGTGGCGGCGGCTACGGCAGCCTGTACGGCCCCGCGCAGAAATATGCGGGTACCGAATACACGGCCTACATCGACGATGGCAGCGGCAACAAGAACGTGTTGCTGATGGTGCAGGTGCCGGCCAGCTTCGACGTCAGCAAATCCTGCATCGTGGCAGCCGCGGCGCCAGGCTCGCGCGGCGTGTATGGCGCAGTGGGCACGGCCGGCGAATGGGGGCTCAAGCATGGCTGCGCGGTGGCCTATACCGACAAGGGCGCGGGCGTGGGCACGCACGATGTGTCGAGCGACTCGGCCCTGGCGATTGACGGCAGCGTATTCTCCTCGCTGGCGAGCGGTAACTTCACCCAGTTCAAGAGCGACCTGAGAGACCCGGCCCTGGCCAATTACAAGATCCAGTATCCGGGGCGGCTGGCGTTCAAGCATGCGCACTCCAAGCAGAACCCCGAGCGCGACTGGGGCCGCAACACGCTCAGCGCCGTGCGTTTCGCCTTCTATGTGCTGAACCAGCAATACGCGCCGACCTCGACCTTTGCCGATCGCCATCTGCGCGCCGTCAAGCCGGAAAACACGCTGGTGATCGCCTCCTCGACCTCGGCCGGCGGTGCCGCGGCACTCGCGGCGGCCGAACAGGACAAGATCACCCTGGTCGACGGCGTTGCCGTGGCCGAACCGCAAGTCCAGGCCGGCGACCTGCAAGGGCTCGCCGTGCAGCAGGGCGCCGCACTGCAGGCCGCAGCGGGCAAGGGCGTGCTCGACTACATCAGCTACGCCAACCTCTACCAGCCTTGCGCCAGCCTGGCCGCCAGCGTTGCCGGCGCACCGGGGCTGTCCCAGCTCGACGCGACCAATGCGACCAACCGCTGCGCGGCCCTGAAGCAGGCCGGCCTGCTCGCATCCAGCAGTGTTGCCGATCAGGCCAGCGAAGCCCTGGGCAAGCTGCACGGGTACGGCTGGCTCGCAGACAGCGACGTATTGCACGCCTCGCACTATGTCTCGATCACACCCGCCATGGCGACGACCTATGCCAACAGCTACGGCCGTTTCGGCGTCGAGAACAATCTGTGCAACTTCAGCTACGCCCTGGCCGGCAGTGACGGCAAGGCGGTGGTGCGCAGCAACCTGTTCCTGCTCGACATGTTCGTCAACAGCAATGGCCTGACACCGGGTTACGGCACCCACTTCATCTACAACACGCTGCTGCCCGGCGATGAAGCACACGACGAAGCCGCGCCCAATGGCTCGACCTTGCACATCCCCGATGTCTATCGCGGCCTCTTGGTGACCATGGCGCTCTCCCCCAGCACCGGCAAGTCCGATTTCGCCTTCGATGGCGCGCTGTGCCTGCGTGAACTGGCGACAGGCAAGGATGCAGCAGGCCAGGACCTCGCCGCCGGCACGCTGGCCGACCAGGCCACGCGTGTGCAGAACGGCATCAAGGAGATCCAGTACACCGCCAACCTGCAGGGCAAGCCCGCCGTCATCGTCCACGGCCGCGCCGATGCGCTGGTGCCGGTCAACCACAGCTCGCGCCCCTATGTCGGGAAGAACGCACTGGTCGAAGGCGGCACGAGCAAGCTGCGCTACTACGAAGTGCTCAATGCCCAGCATTTCGACGCCAGCAACGGCACGATCGCCGGCTACGACACGCGCTACGTGCCGCTGCAGGTCTACTACAATCAGGCGCTCGACCTGATCTACGCCAATCTCAAGACCGGCGCGGCGCTGCCGGACAGCCAGGTGGTACGCACCACGCCGCGCGGCGGCTCACCCGGCGCAGCACCGGCGATCAGCAGCGCCAACGTCCCGGGCATCCAGGCCACGCCAGGCTCGGCGGACCGCATCACGCTGAGCGGCAAGACACTGGTGATCCCGGACTGAGCGCAGCGCACCCGGTCAAGCCCCGGCCCCGACAGGCCGGGGCTTTTTCCATGCTCGACGCACGGGTTGGTGGGCTCAGGAGCCCGCTCATGCCCTGCCCGCTACACCAGGATTGCCGGCTTCAATTCACCGGACGTTCGCTTAAGCCATGGCACCCTTGGAAAATATAATTTTTCGTGCAGATATTCGATAGTGCAAATACGATAGATTCGCCATGAATCATCATTTGTACACGAGTACCCCGGCCATCTCGGGCCGGCTGTTGTATGAATGGTCTACTGATTCGCACACTAACAGCGACATGGGCTTGTTGTTCGAAATGGGCCCAATGTTCCAGGCAATCGTTGGGCTTCGCAAGTTCAGCCCAAGCTACGCCGGGGTGCCGTTCAAAGCCTTGCAGAGCGGGTTGAATGGACTGCGCGGATCGGCGCCTGGCTTGGTCTTGCTGGATTTGCGGATTGTGCCTTGGGCTGGCTTGCCCGGGAAACCGGTGTCACCCTCTCCCCAGCCCTCCCCGTCAAGGGAGAGAGAGTGACCCGGTTGATTTGTGGGGTGGGCCTCCGATGGCTCTGTGCGGTGTCCCGGGGTCTGGCCTCGCGGAGTCGCAGATTAGGTCTTTGGCTATCGCACTCAGCTTGCCTGCCCTGCCCCCCGCTGTTAACGTCACCCCTCCGCCCAATCCGTCACAGGAGCCGCCGTGCACCTCTCGTCGCTGTACATCTATCCCATCAAGTCCTGCGCCGGCACCCCGCTCGCCGAGGCGGCCGTCACCGACATGGGGCTGGCCAGCGACCGGTGCTGGATGCTGGCGGACAAGGCGGGGCGCTTTCTCACCGGGCGCGAGCACCCACGGCTGGTGCAGGTCAGCATTGCGCTGAACGACGCGGGCTTTGTCGCGACGGCGCCCGATGCCGAGCCGCTGACGGTGGTGCGGCGCGACTTCACCGAGGCCGTAACCACCGGCGTATGGCGGCAGGAATTCGAAGCCTGGCGCGGCTCGGACGAGGCCGACGACTGGTTCAGCTTCTACCTCGGGCTCGACTGCCAGCTGCTCCATATTGGCACGCAGCCCACCAGGCGGCTGAAAGTGGACGAGACGTTGCCGATGAGCTTTGCCGATGGCTACCCCTACCTGTTGATCGGCGAAAGCTCGCTGGCTGATCTCAACGGCCGGCTGGCGCAGCCGGTGTCGATGCGCAACTTCCGCCCCAACCTCGTCGTGGCGAATGCTCCGGCCTTTGCCGAAGACGGCTGGCAGCGCATCCGCATCGGCGCGATCGAGTTCGAGATGGCCAAGCCGTGCGAGCGCTGCGTGTTCACCACGGTCGACCCGGACAGCGGCAATCTCCACCCGGAGCGCCAGCCGCTGGTGGCACTCGGCGGCTACCGGCGCAGCGAAGCCGGCATCCTGTTCGGCCGGAACGTGATTGCCCGCGCCACGGGTACGCTGTACGTGGGCGACCCGGTCGAGGTCATCGCCTGACGCATCGCCGTGTGGTCAGATTCATCAAGCCTGCGGAGTCGCAGGCTTTTTTAGTGGCCGGCAGGATGGGCGGGCGACAAACGACGCCATGGGCACGCGCTGGGGCAGGCAGTGGAACATCGGGGATGGGCGCGGGCTTTCGGCGGCCAGCGGGCCACGGAAAACACGGAGGGGAAAACGCCCTGCCGGCCGGATCGCAACCGGCAGGGGTCAATGCGCGCGACGAGGCTGTGCCGCGCGCAACAGGAGAGGCGGTGTTGCTTAATCGGCCTGGCGGCGCAGGAATGCCGGGATATCCAGCATTTCCGGGCTAGGCGCTGTGCGTGGCGCTTCGGCCACCGCCACGGCAGCACCGAGGCCCATCGAGCTGCTACGATCGCCACGGTTGCGACGGAACGCAGCCGGGGTGTCGTAGTGGTCCCACTCGCTGGCCGAGGCGTTGTCGGTGCCGGTCGACTTCAGCACCTGCAGCTTGGGCTGGGTGCGGCTGCTGGTGGCAGCCTGGCCGCCGATGCCGGTGGCAACGAGCGTCACGCGCAGGTCTTCACCGGCGTTTTCGTCGTAGACGGCGCCGAAGATGATTTCGGTTTCGTCGGTGCAGTAGGCGCGGATGGTCGCCATCACTTCGTTGACCTCGCGCATCTTGAGCGAGTGGTCGGCGGTGACGTTGACGATCACGGCGCGTGCGCCGTTCAGGTTGTAGTTTTCCAGCAGCGGGCTGGCCACGGCCTGCTCGGCGGCGATGCGTGCACGGTCGACGCCGGACGACGTGGCCGAGCCCATCATGGCCATGCCCATTTCACGCATCACGGTGCGCACGTCGGCGAAGTCGGCGTTGACGATGCCGGGCACATTGATGATCTCGGCGATACCGCCCACGGCGCCACGCAGCACGTCATCGGCAGCGCGGAAGGCCTCCTTCATCGACACGTCGTCGCCGAGCACTTCCATCAGCTTGTCGTTGGGGATCACGATCAGCGAGTCGACGTGGCGCGACAGCTCTTCGATGCCCGACTGGGCCGACTTCTGGCGCTTGCCTTCGAAGCCGAAAGGCTTGGTCACCACGGCCACGGTCAGGATGCCCATTTCCTTGGCGATCTGTGCCACGACTGGCGCCGCGCCGGTGCCGGTGCCGCCGCCCATGCCGGCGGTGATGAACAGCATGTCCGCGCCGCGGATGCTTTCGGCGATGCGCTCACGGTCTTCCATGGCGGCATCGCGGCCGACATCGGGGTTGGCGCCGGCGCCCAGGCCACGGGTCAGGCCCGCACCCAGTTGCAGCTGGCTTGGCGCCTGGTTGCGCTTGAGCGCTTGCAGGTCGGTGTTGCAGGCGATGAATTCCACGCCCTGCACGCCGGCGCTGATCATGTGGTCGACGGCGTTACCGCCGCAACCACCGACGCCGACGACCTTGATGACCGCTACAGGAGCGATCTCTTGTACGAGTTCGAACATTTGTTTGCCTCTCCTTTGTTAAACGGTGCACCGCGCGGTCGCTCCGCGTCGGCACCCCGGATCCGTTAAACCTGAAAAATCGACCTTAAAAATTGCCTTGAATCCATGCTTTCATGCGCTCGAGCACGCTTCCAAACCCGCTGCCCTGCAGGCGCGAGGTGGTGTGGCGCTGATATTGTTCTTTACCCATCAACAGCAGACCGACGCCGGTGGAGAAGCGCGGATTGCGCACCACCTCCGAGAGGCCGCCCACGTACTGCGGCACACCGAGCCGGACCGGCATATGAAAGACTTCCTCACCGAGTTCGACCATGCCCTGCATCTGGGCCGAGCCGCCGGTGATGACGATGCCGGAAGACAGCAAATCCTCGAACCCGGACCGGCGCAGCTCGGCCTGGATCAGCGAATACAGTTCCTCGACGCGCGGCTCGATCACCTCGGCCAGCGTCTGGCGCGACAGCTGGCGCGGGCCACGTTCGCCCACGCCGGGCACTTCGATCATCTGGTTCGGGTCGGCCAGCTGGCGCAGCGCGCAGCCATGTTCGCGCTTGAGGTCCTCGGCCTCCTTGGTCGGGGTGCGCAGGGCCATGGCGATGTCGTTGGTGATCTGGTCGCCGGCGATCGGGATCACCGCGGTATGGCGGATCGCGCCTTGCACGAACACGGCGATATCGGTGGTGCCGCCGCCGATGTCGATCAGGCAGACGCCCAGATCCTTCTCGTCGTCGGACAGCACGGCGGTGGCCGAGGCCAGCGGCTGCAGGATCAGGTCGGCGACTTCGAGGCCGCAGCGGCGCACGCATTTCATGATGTTCTGCGCGGCCGAGACGGCGCCGGTGACGATGTGCACCTTGGTCTCGAGCCGCACGCCGGCCATGCCGAGCGGCTCCTTCACGTCTTCCTGGCCGTCGATGATGAATTCCTGCGGCAGGATGTGCAGGATCTGCTGGTCGGTCGGGATGTTGACCGCGCGCGCGGTCTCGATCACGCGCACCACGTCGGCCTGGCTCACTTCCTTGTCCTTGATCGCCACCATGCCGTGCGAGTTGAAGCTCTTGATGTGGCTGCCGGCGATGCCGGTGAACACTTCCTTGATCTTGCAGTCGGCCATCAGCTCGGCTTCTTCGAGCGCGCGCTGGATCGCGGTGACGGTCGACTCGATGTTGACCACCACCCCCTTCTTCAGCCCGCGCGACGGCGCCTGGCCCATGCCCACGATCTCGATGCGGCCGTCGGCCTGCACATCGGCGACGATCGCAACGATCTTCGATGTGCCGATATCGAGGCCCACCAGCAAATTCTTGTTTTCCTTAACTTTGTTCACCGAGAACTCCACTCAAGCAATATTCCACTCTGTTTCTCACGCTGCTTTTTTCGTGACCTTGGGCTCGACGATCGGCACCTCGGGCTTGGCCTTGACCGGCTTCGGCTTGAAGTCCGGCATGCGCACCGCGAATCCGTTCGGGTAGCGCAGGTCGACGTATTCGTTCTTGTTCTGCAGCAGCGCCAGCGACTTCGGATAGGCCAGCACGAACTTTTCGAGCCGCTCCTTGACGTTGTCGCGTCCAATTTCCACCGTGAGCCCATCGTCGAGCTTCACGTTCCATGCACGCCGCGCAGACAGCGAAATCTGCGCCGGCTTTTTCTTGATCGGCGCGAGCATGTCGCGCATCTCGAGATACCCCTTCGACAGCTCGACTTCCGAGCCCGCCTCGCCCAGCAGCACCGGCAGCGGGTCGTTGCTCGCGGCATCGAACAGCTCGCCGTAGGTGTTCACCAGCGCCGCAGAGCCCCAGCGCGCGAGCGCCAGATGCTCTTCGAGGTTGATCTCGAGCCGGTCCGGCCAGTGCCGGCGGATGCTCACCGTGCGCACCCAGGGCAGCTTCTCGAACGCCTTGCGCGTGCGGTCCAGGTTCAGCGTGAAGAAGGTGCCCTTGAGCTCGTTCTTCACGATGTACTGCACCTGCTCGCGCGTGATGTGCTTCAAGTCGCCGCTGACCTGGATCTGCCGCACCGGGAACACCGGCAGATGCACCACCACGAACAGCAGCGCATACAGGAACAGCAACGCCGCCAACGCGTAGAGCAGGTTGGCAAGCCACATCAGCAGTTGCGGCCTATCCCACATGCGCGACCTCGTTCACCATCTGCCCGTCGTCCCTCTCAGCCCACATGCGCCGTGGCCAGCACGCGCACCACCAGGTCTTCGTAACTGATCCCGCGCGCTCTTGCCGCCATCGGGAACAGGCTGTGGCTGGTCATGCCGGGCGCGGTGTTCACTTCGAGCAGATAGGGGTTGCCGGCTTCGTCCAGCAGGAAATCGACACGCCCCCAGCTCGAGCCGCCAATGGCCCAGAACGCCTTCTTCACGAGGCCGGCGATCATCTCTTCCTTGTCGGCCGGCAGGCCGGCGGGGCAACGGTACACCGTGTCGTCG is part of the Chitinivorax sp. PXF-14 genome and harbors:
- a CDS encoding 3-hydroxybutyrate oligomer hydrolase family protein, which translates into the protein MKRALLGHAQQAGLAALTAGLVASCGGGSGGGGSNSTGPKIPDVVIGVVSDGTVMPGASIALKDAYGTEATVTANVLGQFRFPTTGLMYPIMLQATGRNGLLYTLVYAEEERANLNEATTVITEAAANVNNTDALKSLYNDHGFDQIRRDQLQKAENLYLQTLHNEIALSASVVDLSPRIKDFSPGTTDVDGDAYGQLISFANVEINPQDGRIQVLNRLPEGVGLINKTVVDGVSDDLLSGGLNITGPDNQTTPATDSLSRSLRRKALYSNYRSQVDVASGGGYGSLYGPAQKYAGTEYTAYIDDGSGNKNVLLMVQVPASFDVSKSCIVAAAAPGSRGVYGAVGTAGEWGLKHGCAVAYTDKGAGVGTHDVSSDSALAIDGSVFSSLASGNFTQFKSDLRDPALANYKIQYPGRLAFKHAHSKQNPERDWGRNTLSAVRFAFYVLNQQYAPTSTFADRHLRAVKPENTLVIASSTSAGGAAALAAAEQDKITLVDGVAVAEPQVQAGDLQGLAVQQGAALQAAAGKGVLDYISYANLYQPCASLAASVAGAPGLSQLDATNATNRCAALKQAGLLASSSVADQASEALGKLHGYGWLADSDVLHASHYVSITPAMATTYANSYGRFGVENNLCNFSYALAGSDGKAVVRSNLFLLDMFVNSNGLTPGYGTHFIYNTLLPGDEAHDEAAPNGSTLHIPDVYRGLLVTMALSPSTGKSDFAFDGALCLRELATGKDAAGQDLAAGTLADQATRVQNGIKEIQYTANLQGKPAVIVHGRADALVPVNHSSRPYVGKNALVEGGTSKLRYYEVLNAQHFDASNGTIAGYDTRYVPLQVYYNQALDLIYANLKTGAALPDSQVVRTTPRGGSPGAAPAISSANVPGIQATPGSADRITLSGKTLVIPD
- a CDS encoding MOSC domain-containing protein, with amino-acid sequence MHLSSLYIYPIKSCAGTPLAEAAVTDMGLASDRCWMLADKAGRFLTGREHPRLVQVSIALNDAGFVATAPDAEPLTVVRRDFTEAVTTGVWRQEFEAWRGSDEADDWFSFYLGLDCQLLHIGTQPTRRLKVDETLPMSFADGYPYLLIGESSLADLNGRLAQPVSMRNFRPNLVVANAPAFAEDGWQRIRIGAIEFEMAKPCERCVFTTVDPDSGNLHPERQPLVALGGYRRSEAGILFGRNVIARATGTLYVGDPVEVIA
- the ftsZ gene encoding cell division protein FtsZ, with protein sequence MFELVQEIAPVAVIKVVGVGGCGGNAVDHMISAGVQGVEFIACNTDLQALKRNQAPSQLQLGAGLTRGLGAGANPDVGRDAAMEDRERIAESIRGADMLFITAGMGGGTGTGAAPVVAQIAKEMGILTVAVVTKPFGFEGKRQKSAQSGIEELSRHVDSLIVIPNDKLMEVLGDDVSMKEAFRAADDVLRGAVGGIAEIINVPGIVNADFADVRTVMREMGMAMMGSATSSGVDRARIAAEQAVASPLLENYNLNGARAVIVNVTADHSLKMREVNEVMATIRAYCTDETEIIFGAVYDENAGEDLRVTLVATGIGGQAATSSRTQPKLQVLKSTGTDNASASEWDHYDTPAAFRRNRGDRSSSMGLGAAVAVAEAPRTAPSPEMLDIPAFLRRQAD
- the ftsA gene encoding cell division protein FtsA; this encodes MNKVKENKNLLVGLDIGTSKIVAIVADVQADGRIEIVGMGQAPSRGLKKGVVVNIESTVTAIQRALEEAELMADCKIKEVFTGIAGSHIKSFNSHGMVAIKDKEVSQADVVRVIETARAVNIPTDQQILHILPQEFIIDGQEDVKEPLGMAGVRLETKVHIVTGAVSAAQNIMKCVRRCGLEVADLILQPLASATAVLSDDEKDLGVCLIDIGGGTTDIAVFVQGAIRHTAVIPIAGDQITNDIAMALRTPTKEAEDLKREHGCALRQLADPNQMIEVPGVGERGPRQLSRQTLAEVIEPRVEELYSLIQAELRRSGFEDLLSSGIVITGGSAQMQGMVELGEEVFHMPVRLGVPQYVGGLSEVVRNPRFSTGVGLLLMGKEQYQRHTTSRLQGSGFGSVLERMKAWIQGNF
- a CDS encoding cell division protein FtsQ/DivIB is translated as MWDRPQLLMWLANLLYALAALLFLYALLFVVVHLPVFPVRQIQVSGDLKHITREQVQYIVKNELKGTFFTLNLDRTRKAFEKLPWVRTVSIRRHWPDRLEINLEEHLALARWGSAALVNTYGELFDAASNDPLPVLLGEAGSEVELSKGYLEMRDMLAPIKKKPAQISLSARRAWNVKLDDGLTVEIGRDNVKERLEKFVLAYPKSLALLQNKNEYVDLRYPNGFAVRMPDFKPKPVKAKPEVPIVEPKVTKKAA